Proteins encoded by one window of Salvia splendens isolate huo1 chromosome 5, SspV2, whole genome shotgun sequence:
- the LOC121803776 gene encoding secreted RxLR effector protein 161-like: protein MKKVPYTNAIGSVMYLMVSTRPDIAYVVSCLSRYMSNPGPVHWEALKWLLRYLKHTSKYGLCFLKSDDGINLCGFVDSNYANDRDKRKSTTSYVFTVCGSCISWKSQLQHIVALSTTQSEYIAITEAMKEAIWSKGVLSELKFLKHVPALYSDSQSAIQLCKNPVLHDRTKHIDVRFHFLRDVVEKQEIMLHKVHTDNNPADMGTKCLPADKLLTCIKRLHFNCG, encoded by the coding sequence ATGAAAAAGGTTCCTTATACCAATGCTATAGGTTCTGTGATGTACTTAATGGTTAGTACTAGGCCAGACATTGCTTATGTTGTCTCTTGCCTGAGTAGATACATGTCAAACCCTGGACCTGTGCACTGGGAGGCCTTGAAATGGCTTTTGAGATATCTGAAACATACTTCTAAGTATGGTCTGTGTTTTTTGAAAAGTGATGATGGTATAAATCTATGTGGTTTTGTGGATTCCAATTATGCAAATGATAGGGACAAGAGAAAGTCCACCACTTCTTATGTGTTTACTGTTTGTGGTTCTTGTATAAGCTGGAAGTCTCAACTGCAGCACATAGTAGCTCTCTCCACTACACAATCAGAATATATAGCCATCACAGAGGCTATGAAGGAAGCAATTTGGTCAAAGGGAGTTCTTTCTGAACTTAAATTCTTAAAACATGTTCCTGCTTTGTATTCTGATAGTCAGTCTGCTATTCAATTATGCAAAAATCCTGTTTTacatgatagaactaagcataTAGATGTTAGGTTCCATTTTCTTAGAGATGTGGttgaaaaacaagaaattatGTTGCATAAAGTGCATACTGATAATAACCCTGCTGATATGGGAACAAAGTGTTTGCCTGCTGATAAACTGCTTACTTGCATTAAAAGATTGCATTTTAATTGTGGTTAG
- the LOC121802385 gene encoding cytochrome P450 724B1-like, which produces MLVILSIAGGLSIIANVAVVIVLVVSSLVTIAYHFWPLVAVKNVPRGSFGWPLLGETLSFLKPHSSTSIGAFLQNHCSRYGKVFKSHLFFSPTIVSCDQELNYYILQNEDKLFQCSYPKPIHGILGKNSMLVVVGETHKRLRNVAVSLVTSMKSKPEFLNDIERTATQILVSWKDKNQVLFCEEARKYTFNVIVKQVLGLRQDEPQTKEILQDFLTFMKGLISLPIYIPGTPYARAVQARIRISSTVKAIIEERRRSNINGCKKSDFLEILLCVESLSQDEKVSFVLDSLLGGYETTSLLMSMVVFFLDRSPEAVHQLKLEHNKIRSMKTKDEFLNWEDYRMMEYTQNVISEALRYGNIVKFVHRKAIKDVKFRDYIIPAGWKVLPVFSAVHLDPSIHADALHFDPSRWQKQDQTCKKFTPFGGGSRCCPGFELAKVEVAFFLHHLVQTYRWEVGEGEQTLAYPYVEFERELKMNVHRL; this is translated from the exons ATGTTGGTGATCCTTAGCATAGCCGGAGGCCTTTCGATCATTGCCAACGTGGCTGTGGTGATCGTAttagtcgtttcatctttggtgACGATCGCTTACCATTTCTGGCCTTTGGTGGCGGTGAAGAATGTCCCTCGAGGATCCTTCGGATGGCCGCTTCTCGGCGAAACCCTCTCCTTTTTAAAGCCTCACTCCTCCACCTCAATTGGTGCCTTTTTACAAAACCATTGTTCTAG GTATGGGAAAGTGTTCAAATCCCATCTCTTCTTCTCTCCCACAATTGTTTCATGTGACCAAGAGCTGAATTACTACATACTACAAAACGAAGACAAATTGTTCCAATGCAGCTATCCTAAACCGATTCATGGGATTTTGGGCAAAAATTCAATGTTAGTAGTTGTTGGTGAGACGCACAAGCGCCTAAGAAACGTCGCCGTTTCACTCGTGACATCCATGAAGTCGAAACCGGAGTTCTTAAACGACATCGAGAGGACTGCCACGCAGATTCTTGTTTCGTGGAAGGACAAGAATCAAGTACTCTTTTGTGAGGAAGCTAGGAAG TACACATTCAATGTGATAGTGAAGCAAGTGCTAGGACTAAGACAAGATGAGCCACAAACAAAGGAAATTCTTCAAGATTTTCTCACATTTATGAAAGGCCTCATTTCTTTGCCTATCTACATTCCTGGCACTCCATACGCAAGAGCTGTTCag GCTAGAATTAGAATATCTTCAACTGTCAAAGCAATCATagaggaaagaagaagaagtaaTATTAATGGTTGCAAAAAGAGTGATTTTCTTGAGATTCTACTATGTGTAGAATCCTTATCCCAAGATGAAAAAGTTAGCTTTGTGTTGGATTCTCTTCTTGGTGGGTATGAGACCACCTCACTTCTTATGTCCATGGTGGTGTTCTTTCTCGATCGATCCCCTGAAGCCGTCCACCAATTAAAG CTTgaacataataaaataagaagcaTGAAGACAAAGGATGAATTTCTGAACTGGGAAGATTACAGAATGATGGAATACACACAAAAT GTCATAAGTGAAGCTCTGAGATATGGAAACATTGTTAAATTTGTCCACCGAAAGGCAATCAAAGATGTCAAGTTTAGAG ATTATATAATTCCAGCAGGTTGGAAGGTCCTACCTGTTTTCTCTGCAGTTCATCTTGACCCCTCAATTCATGCAGATGCTCTTCACTTTGATCCCTCCAGATGGCAG AAACAAGATCAAACGTGCAAGAAATTTACTCCATTTGGTGGAGGGTCAAGATGTTGCCCAGGTTTCGAATTAGCAAAAGTTGAGGTGGCATTTTTCCTCCACCATCTAGTTCAAACTTATAG ATGGGAGGTGGGAGAGGGCGAACAAACTTTGGCTTATCCATATGTAGAGTTTGAAAGAGAACTCAAGATGAATGTGCATCGTTTGTAA